One segment of Colius striatus isolate bColStr4 chromosome 11, bColStr4.1.hap1, whole genome shotgun sequence DNA contains the following:
- the ITGA6 gene encoding integrin alpha-6 isoform X1 codes for MAAVLLLYLPLLPGLAGAFNLDTDNVISRRGEPGSLFGFSLAMHRQLQPQEKRLLLVGAPREKAFPSQQANRTGGLYSCDILSPNTRCTRVVFDEETDPKMESKEDQWMGVTVQSQGPGGNVVTCAHRYEKRQYVNTVQETRDIIGRCYVLSQDLTIKDDMDNGVWSFCDGRLRGHEKFGSCQQGVAATFTRDYHYIVFGAPGTYNWKGVVRAEQKNQTFYDLGIFDDGPYEVGDESRQDKNLVPVPANSYLGFSLDSGKGIVSQEEMTFVSGAPRANHSGAVVLLKKEKNQRALSLEHMFEGEGLASSFGYDVAVVDLNSDGWQDIVVGAPQYFDRSGDIGGAVYVYINQQGKWGGVKPVRLNGTTDSMFGLAVENIGDVNQDGYPDIAVGAPYDGFGKVYIYHGSKNGINTKPAQILDGEKTGTNFFGYSIAGNMDLDKNSYPDIAVGSLSDSVSVFRSRPVISIRRSITVEPDRLDLKKKSPEDPGEIWMDVKACFQYTANPRDLNPRIKINYTFEAETERRQLGLPSRVRFRDHLSDQFTASTILRGQNSRECVTTKLVLQEKIKDKLRPIPISVSVKIAGLESSSPSTRKERALPDLIPILNSNESETKTTKVEFLKEGCGEDNECHSNLKLQYRFCTREGNEDRFTYLPIENGMPVLVLKDQKDIALEITVTNNPSDAKNPLKDGEDAYEAKLIATFPDSLTYSAFREMRGYPEKQLTCGANQNGSQAECELGNPFKRNSNVTFYLILSTTKVNVDTTDLDINLKLETTSTQVNSTPITASAKVVLELLLSLTGLAKPSQVYFGGNIVGESAMKSEDNIGNLIEYEFRVTNLGRPLKTFGTASLDIQWPKEISNGKWLLYLMKIDSKGLEKVSCQPENEINSLHVAEYHSSRRKREVAEKQTSDSKTFSLFSERKYKTLDCNVNARCVDIKCPLKGLDSKASIVLRSRLWNSTFLEEYSKMNYLDILVRASISVPAAAKNVKLTNEVAQVRVTVFPAKPVALYTGVPWWIIAVAIIAGILMLALLVFLLWKCGFFQRSRYEDSVPRYHAVRIRKEERQIKDGKCKDLETKQWFTKWNENESYS; via the exons ATTGCTGGTTGGAGCTCCTCGGGAAAAGGCCTTTCCATCCCAACAAGCCAACAGAACAGGGGGGTTGTACAGCTGTGACATCCTATCTCCAAATACACGCTGCACACGTGTCGTGTTTGATGAAGAGA CTGACCCGAAGATGGAGAGTAAAGAAGACCAATGGATGGGTGTAACTGTCCAAAGTCAGGGGCCAGGAGGAAACGTGGTG ACATGTGCACATCGTTATGAGAAAAGGCAGTATGTAAACACAGTGCAGGAAACCCGGGATATCATTGGAAGGTGCTATGTGCTGAGCCAGGATCTCACTATTAAGGATGATATGGATAATGGAGTATGGAGTTTTTGTGATGGTCGTTTAAGAGGCCATGAGAAGTTTGGTTCCTGTCAGCAAGGTGTTGCTGCTACTTTTACTAGAGACTATCATTATATTGTGTTTGGTGCCCCAGGCACTTACAATTGGAAAG GGGTGGTTCGTGCAGAGCAAAAGAATCAGACATTTTATGATCTGGGTATCTTTGATGATGGGCCTTATGAAGTTGGTGATGAGAGCCGCCAAGATAAGAATCTAGTTCCCGTTCCAGCTAACAGTTACTTAG GTTTCTCTTTGGACTCTGGCAAAGGGATTGTCTCCCAAGAGGAGATGACTTTTGTGTCTGGCGCCCCAAGAGCCAACCACAGCGGGGCAGTTGTTTTactgaaaaaggagaagaatCAGAGAGCACTTTCACTGGAGCACATGTTTGAAGGAGAAGGCTTGGCGTCTTCTTTTGGCTACGATGTTGCTGTTGTGGATCTCAACAGTGATGG atgGCAAGACATCGTTGTTGGAGCCCCGCAGTACTTTGACAGAAGTGGGGATATTGGTGGTGCCGTGTACGTCTACATTAACCAGCAGGGCAAGTGGGGAGGAGTGAAACCCGTGCGCTTAAATGGAACCACGGACTCCATGTTTGGCCTTGCAGTTGAAAACATTGGGGATGTTAATCAGGACGGGTATCCAG ATATTGCAGTAGGGGCTCCGTATGATGGCTTTGGCAAAGTATACATTTATCATGGATCCAAGAATGGGATAAATACAAAACCAGCACAG ATTCTTGATGGTGAAAAAACAGGCACCAATTTCTTTGGTTACTCTATTGCTGGAAACATGGACCTGGATAAAAATTCCTACCCTGATATTGCTGTTGGTTCCCTTTCAGATTCTGTGTCTGTGTTCAG GTCTCGGCCTGTGATAAGCATTAGAAGAAGCATTACAGTAGAGCCCGACAGACTTGATCTAAAGAAAAAGAGCCCTGAGGACCCTGGTGAAATatg GATGGATGTGAAGGCGTGTTTTCAATATACTGCAAACCCCAGGGATTTAAATCCGAGAATAA AGATCAACTATACATTTGAAGCAGAAACAGAGAGGAGGCAGTTAGGCCTCCCATCCAGAGTGCGCTTTAGAGACCACCTGTCTGATCAGTTTACTGCAAGTACAATCCTAAGGGGACAGAACTCAAGAGAGTGTGTGACAACCAAGCTCGTACTGCAG gaaaaaattaaagataAGCTACGTCCCATTCCAATATCAGTCAGTGTTAAAATTGCTGGCCTGGAGTCCAGCTCACCTTCCACAAGAAAAGAGAGAGCACTTCCGGATCTTATACCAATTCTGAATTCAAATGAATCTGAAACAAAGACCACAAAA GTGGAGTTCTTAAAAGAAGGATGTGGAGAAGACAATGAATGTCACAGCAATCTGAAACTTCAGTACCGGTTTTGCaccagagaaggaaatgaagacAGGTTTACTTATTTACCAAT TGAAAATGGCATGCCAGTGCTTGTTCTGAAAGATCAGAAAGATATTGCCCTGGAAATAACAGTGACAAACAATCCGTCTGATGCAAAAAATCCACTAAAAGATGGTGAAGATGCTTATGAAGCCAAACTAATAGCAACTTTTCCAGACAGCCTGACGTACTCTGCGTTCAGAGAGATGAGGGGTTATCCT GAAAAACAGCTAACATGTGGCGCTAACCAAAATGGTTCTCAAGCAGAGTGTGAACTTGGAAATCCTTTCAAAAGAAATTCCAAT GTAACTTTTTATCTGATCTTAAGCACTACTAAAGTTAATGTTGATACAACAGACTTGGACATTAATCTGAAGCTGGAAAC AACAAGCACTCAAGTTAATTCAACTCCAATTACAGCTAGTGCTAAAGTGGTTCTTGAATTGCTTTTGTCACTCACTGG ACTTGCTAAGCCTTCTCAGGTATATTTTGGAGGCAACATCGTTGGTGAGAGTGCTATGAAATCTGAAGATAACATTGGCAACCTCATTGAGTATGAATTCAGA GTAACTAATTTGGGCAGACCACTGAAAACATTTGGTACCGCTTCCCTGGATATCCAGTGGCCGAAAGAAATCAGTAATGGCAAATGGCTGCTTTATTTGATGAAAATAGATTCCAAAGGCTTGGAAAAAGTCTCCTGTCAACCTGAGAATGAAATCAATAGTTTGCATGTTGCG gaatacCATAGCTCAAGAAGGAAACGTGAGGTTGCAGAGAAGCAAACTTCAGACAGCaagacattttctttattctcagagagaaaatacaagacCTTG GACTGCAATGTAAATGCACGTTGTGTGGACATAAAGTGTCCTCTGAAGGGTTTAGACAGCAAGGCATCTATTGTGCTGCGCTCCAGACTGTGGAACAGTACTTTCTTAGAG GAATACTCAAAAATGAACTACCTAGATATTCTTGTTAGGGCTTCCATCAGTGTTCCTGCTGCAGCTAAGAACGTTAAACTCACGAATGAAGTTGCTCAG GTGCGTGTTACTGTCTTCCCAGCAAAACCAGTAGCACTTTATACAGGAGTGCCATGGTGGATCATCGCTGTGGCTATTATTGCTGGAATACTGATGCTTGCACTGTTGGTATTCTTACTGTGGAAG tgcgGGTTCTTTCAGCGTTCCAGGTACGAAGACAGTGTCCCCCGATACCATGCTGTAAGAATTCGAAAAGAAGAGCGACAGATCAAAGATGGGAAATGCAAAGACCTTGAGACAAAACAGTGGTTCACAAAatggaatgaaaatgaaagctatTCTtag
- the ITGA6 gene encoding integrin alpha-6 isoform X3 gives MAAVLLLYLPLLPGLAGAFNLDTDNVISRRGEPGSLFGFSLAMHRQLQPQEKRLLLVGAPREKAFPSQQANRTGGLYSCDILSPNTRCTRVVFDEETDPKMESKEDQWMGVTVQSQGPGGNVVTCAHRYEKRQYVNTVQETRDIIGRCYVLSQDLTIKDDMDNGVWSFCDGRLRGHEKFGSCQQGVAATFTRDYHYIVFGAPGTYNWKGVVRAEQKNQTFYDLGIFDDGPYEVGDESRQDKNLVPVPANSYLGLLFLTAVSDTHPDQFVYKTLPPGIQVDKAVDVMMNSYLGFSLDSGKGIVSQEEMTFVSGAPRANHSGAVVLLKKEKNQRALSLEHMFEGEGLASSFGYDVAVVDLNSDGWQDIVVGAPQYFDRSGDIGGAVYVYINQQGKWGGVKPVRLNGTTDSMFGLAVENIGDVNQDGYPDIAVGAPYDGFGKVYIYHGSKNGINTKPAQILDGEKTGTNFFGYSIAGNMDLDKNSYPDIAVGSLSDSVSVFRSRPVISIRRSITVEPDRLDLKKKSPEDPGEIWMDVKACFQYTANPRDLNPRIKINYTFEAETERRQLGLPSRVRFRDHLSDQFTASTILRGQNSRECVTTKLVLQEKIKDKLRPIPISVSVKIAGLESSSPSTRKERALPDLIPILNSNESETKTTKVEFLKEGCGEDNECHSNLKLQYRFCTREGNEDRFTYLPIENGMPVLVLKDQKDIALEITVTNNPSDAKNPLKDGEDAYEAKLIATFPDSLTYSAFREMRGYPEKQLTCGANQNGSQAECELGNPFKRNSNVTFYLILSTTKVNVDTTDLDINLKLETTSTQVNSTPITASAKVVLELLLSLTGLAKPSQVYFGGNIVGESAMKSEDNIGNLIEYEFRVTNLGRPLKTFGTASLDIQWPKEISNGKWLLYLMKIDSKGLEKVSCQPENEINSLHVAEYHSSRRKREVAEKQTSDSKTFSLFSERKYKTLDCNVNARCVDIKCPLKGLDSKASIVLRSRLWNSTFLEEYSKMNYLDILVRASISVPAAAKNVKLTNEVAQVRVTVFPAKPVALYTGVPWWIIAVAIIAGILMLALLVFLLWKCGFFQRSRYEDSVPRYHAVRIRKEERQIKDGKCKDLETKQWFTKWNENESYS, from the exons ATTGCTGGTTGGAGCTCCTCGGGAAAAGGCCTTTCCATCCCAACAAGCCAACAGAACAGGGGGGTTGTACAGCTGTGACATCCTATCTCCAAATACACGCTGCACACGTGTCGTGTTTGATGAAGAGA CTGACCCGAAGATGGAGAGTAAAGAAGACCAATGGATGGGTGTAACTGTCCAAAGTCAGGGGCCAGGAGGAAACGTGGTG ACATGTGCACATCGTTATGAGAAAAGGCAGTATGTAAACACAGTGCAGGAAACCCGGGATATCATTGGAAGGTGCTATGTGCTGAGCCAGGATCTCACTATTAAGGATGATATGGATAATGGAGTATGGAGTTTTTGTGATGGTCGTTTAAGAGGCCATGAGAAGTTTGGTTCCTGTCAGCAAGGTGTTGCTGCTACTTTTACTAGAGACTATCATTATATTGTGTTTGGTGCCCCAGGCACTTACAATTGGAAAG GGGTGGTTCGTGCAGAGCAAAAGAATCAGACATTTTATGATCTGGGTATCTTTGATGATGGGCCTTATGAAGTTGGTGATGAGAGCCGCCAAGATAAGAATCTAGTTCCCGTTCCAGCTAACAGTTACTTAG GTCTTCTGTTTTTGACAGCTGTATCTGATACTCATCCAGATCAGTTTGTGTACAAAACATTGCCTCCCGGCATACAGGTGGACAAAGCAGTGGATGTAATGATGAATAGCTACTTAG GTTTCTCTTTGGACTCTGGCAAAGGGATTGTCTCCCAAGAGGAGATGACTTTTGTGTCTGGCGCCCCAAGAGCCAACCACAGCGGGGCAGTTGTTTTactgaaaaaggagaagaatCAGAGAGCACTTTCACTGGAGCACATGTTTGAAGGAGAAGGCTTGGCGTCTTCTTTTGGCTACGATGTTGCTGTTGTGGATCTCAACAGTGATGG atgGCAAGACATCGTTGTTGGAGCCCCGCAGTACTTTGACAGAAGTGGGGATATTGGTGGTGCCGTGTACGTCTACATTAACCAGCAGGGCAAGTGGGGAGGAGTGAAACCCGTGCGCTTAAATGGAACCACGGACTCCATGTTTGGCCTTGCAGTTGAAAACATTGGGGATGTTAATCAGGACGGGTATCCAG ATATTGCAGTAGGGGCTCCGTATGATGGCTTTGGCAAAGTATACATTTATCATGGATCCAAGAATGGGATAAATACAAAACCAGCACAG ATTCTTGATGGTGAAAAAACAGGCACCAATTTCTTTGGTTACTCTATTGCTGGAAACATGGACCTGGATAAAAATTCCTACCCTGATATTGCTGTTGGTTCCCTTTCAGATTCTGTGTCTGTGTTCAG GTCTCGGCCTGTGATAAGCATTAGAAGAAGCATTACAGTAGAGCCCGACAGACTTGATCTAAAGAAAAAGAGCCCTGAGGACCCTGGTGAAATatg GATGGATGTGAAGGCGTGTTTTCAATATACTGCAAACCCCAGGGATTTAAATCCGAGAATAA AGATCAACTATACATTTGAAGCAGAAACAGAGAGGAGGCAGTTAGGCCTCCCATCCAGAGTGCGCTTTAGAGACCACCTGTCTGATCAGTTTACTGCAAGTACAATCCTAAGGGGACAGAACTCAAGAGAGTGTGTGACAACCAAGCTCGTACTGCAG gaaaaaattaaagataAGCTACGTCCCATTCCAATATCAGTCAGTGTTAAAATTGCTGGCCTGGAGTCCAGCTCACCTTCCACAAGAAAAGAGAGAGCACTTCCGGATCTTATACCAATTCTGAATTCAAATGAATCTGAAACAAAGACCACAAAA GTGGAGTTCTTAAAAGAAGGATGTGGAGAAGACAATGAATGTCACAGCAATCTGAAACTTCAGTACCGGTTTTGCaccagagaaggaaatgaagacAGGTTTACTTATTTACCAAT TGAAAATGGCATGCCAGTGCTTGTTCTGAAAGATCAGAAAGATATTGCCCTGGAAATAACAGTGACAAACAATCCGTCTGATGCAAAAAATCCACTAAAAGATGGTGAAGATGCTTATGAAGCCAAACTAATAGCAACTTTTCCAGACAGCCTGACGTACTCTGCGTTCAGAGAGATGAGGGGTTATCCT GAAAAACAGCTAACATGTGGCGCTAACCAAAATGGTTCTCAAGCAGAGTGTGAACTTGGAAATCCTTTCAAAAGAAATTCCAAT GTAACTTTTTATCTGATCTTAAGCACTACTAAAGTTAATGTTGATACAACAGACTTGGACATTAATCTGAAGCTGGAAAC AACAAGCACTCAAGTTAATTCAACTCCAATTACAGCTAGTGCTAAAGTGGTTCTTGAATTGCTTTTGTCACTCACTGG ACTTGCTAAGCCTTCTCAGGTATATTTTGGAGGCAACATCGTTGGTGAGAGTGCTATGAAATCTGAAGATAACATTGGCAACCTCATTGAGTATGAATTCAGA GTAACTAATTTGGGCAGACCACTGAAAACATTTGGTACCGCTTCCCTGGATATCCAGTGGCCGAAAGAAATCAGTAATGGCAAATGGCTGCTTTATTTGATGAAAATAGATTCCAAAGGCTTGGAAAAAGTCTCCTGTCAACCTGAGAATGAAATCAATAGTTTGCATGTTGCG gaatacCATAGCTCAAGAAGGAAACGTGAGGTTGCAGAGAAGCAAACTTCAGACAGCaagacattttctttattctcagagagaaaatacaagacCTTG GACTGCAATGTAAATGCACGTTGTGTGGACATAAAGTGTCCTCTGAAGGGTTTAGACAGCAAGGCATCTATTGTGCTGCGCTCCAGACTGTGGAACAGTACTTTCTTAGAG GAATACTCAAAAATGAACTACCTAGATATTCTTGTTAGGGCTTCCATCAGTGTTCCTGCTGCAGCTAAGAACGTTAAACTCACGAATGAAGTTGCTCAG GTGCGTGTTACTGTCTTCCCAGCAAAACCAGTAGCACTTTATACAGGAGTGCCATGGTGGATCATCGCTGTGGCTATTATTGCTGGAATACTGATGCTTGCACTGTTGGTATTCTTACTGTGGAAG tgcgGGTTCTTTCAGCGTTCCAGGTACGAAGACAGTGTCCCCCGATACCATGCTGTAAGAATTCGAAAAGAAGAGCGACAGATCAAAGATGGGAAATGCAAAGACCTTGAGACAAAACAGTGGTTCACAAAatggaatgaaaatgaaagctatTCTtag
- the ITGA6 gene encoding integrin alpha-6 isoform X2, with product MAAVLLLYLPLLPGLAGAFNLDTDNVISRRGEPGSLFGFSLAMHRQLQPQEKRLLLVGAPREKAFPSQQANRTGGLYSCDILSPNTRCTRVVFDEETDPKMESKEDQWMGVTVQSQGPGGNVVTCAHRYEKRQYVNTVQETRDIIGRCYVLSQDLTIKDDMDNGVWSFCDGRLRGHEKFGSCQQGVAATFTRDYHYIVFGAPGTYNWKGVVRAEQKNQTFYDLGIFDDGPYEVGDESRQDKNLVPVPANSYLGFSLDSGKGIVSQEEMTFVSGAPRANHSGAVVLLKKEKNQRALSLEHMFEGEGLASSFGYDVAVVDLNSDGWQDIVVGAPQYFDRSGDIGGAVYVYINQQGKWGGVKPVRLNGTTDSMFGLAVENIGDVNQDGYPDIAVGAPYDGFGKVYIYHGSKNGINTKPAQILDGEKTGTNFFGYSIAGNMDLDKNSYPDIAVGSLSDSVSVFRSRPVISIRRSITVEPDRLDLKKKSPEDPGEIWMDVKACFQYTANPRDLNPRIKINYTFEAETERRQLGLPSRVRFRDHLSDQFTASTILRGQNSRECVTTKLVLQEKIKDKLRPIPISVSVKIAGLESSSPSTRKERALPDLIPILNSNESETKTTKVEFLKEGCGEDNECHSNLKLQYRFCTREGNEDRFTYLPIENGMPVLVLKDQKDIALEITVTNNPSDAKNPLKDGEDAYEAKLIATFPDSLTYSAFREMRGYPEKQLTCGANQNGSQAECELGNPFKRNSNVTFYLILSTTKVNVDTTDLDINLKLETTSTQVNSTPITASAKVVLELLLSLTGLAKPSQVYFGGNIVGESAMKSEDNIGNLIEYEFRVTNLGRPLKTFGTASLDIQWPKEISNGKWLLYLMKIDSKGLEKVSCQPENEINSLHVAEYHSSRRKREVAEKQTSDSKTFSLFSERKYKTLDCNVNARCVDIKCPLKGLDSKASIVLRSRLWNSTFLEEYSKMNYLDILVRASISVPAAAKNVKLTNEVAQVRVTVFPAKPVALYTGVPWWIIAVAIIAGILMLALLVFLLWKCGFFKRNKKDHYDATYHKAEIHAQPSDKERLTSDA from the exons ATTGCTGGTTGGAGCTCCTCGGGAAAAGGCCTTTCCATCCCAACAAGCCAACAGAACAGGGGGGTTGTACAGCTGTGACATCCTATCTCCAAATACACGCTGCACACGTGTCGTGTTTGATGAAGAGA CTGACCCGAAGATGGAGAGTAAAGAAGACCAATGGATGGGTGTAACTGTCCAAAGTCAGGGGCCAGGAGGAAACGTGGTG ACATGTGCACATCGTTATGAGAAAAGGCAGTATGTAAACACAGTGCAGGAAACCCGGGATATCATTGGAAGGTGCTATGTGCTGAGCCAGGATCTCACTATTAAGGATGATATGGATAATGGAGTATGGAGTTTTTGTGATGGTCGTTTAAGAGGCCATGAGAAGTTTGGTTCCTGTCAGCAAGGTGTTGCTGCTACTTTTACTAGAGACTATCATTATATTGTGTTTGGTGCCCCAGGCACTTACAATTGGAAAG GGGTGGTTCGTGCAGAGCAAAAGAATCAGACATTTTATGATCTGGGTATCTTTGATGATGGGCCTTATGAAGTTGGTGATGAGAGCCGCCAAGATAAGAATCTAGTTCCCGTTCCAGCTAACAGTTACTTAG GTTTCTCTTTGGACTCTGGCAAAGGGATTGTCTCCCAAGAGGAGATGACTTTTGTGTCTGGCGCCCCAAGAGCCAACCACAGCGGGGCAGTTGTTTTactgaaaaaggagaagaatCAGAGAGCACTTTCACTGGAGCACATGTTTGAAGGAGAAGGCTTGGCGTCTTCTTTTGGCTACGATGTTGCTGTTGTGGATCTCAACAGTGATGG atgGCAAGACATCGTTGTTGGAGCCCCGCAGTACTTTGACAGAAGTGGGGATATTGGTGGTGCCGTGTACGTCTACATTAACCAGCAGGGCAAGTGGGGAGGAGTGAAACCCGTGCGCTTAAATGGAACCACGGACTCCATGTTTGGCCTTGCAGTTGAAAACATTGGGGATGTTAATCAGGACGGGTATCCAG ATATTGCAGTAGGGGCTCCGTATGATGGCTTTGGCAAAGTATACATTTATCATGGATCCAAGAATGGGATAAATACAAAACCAGCACAG ATTCTTGATGGTGAAAAAACAGGCACCAATTTCTTTGGTTACTCTATTGCTGGAAACATGGACCTGGATAAAAATTCCTACCCTGATATTGCTGTTGGTTCCCTTTCAGATTCTGTGTCTGTGTTCAG GTCTCGGCCTGTGATAAGCATTAGAAGAAGCATTACAGTAGAGCCCGACAGACTTGATCTAAAGAAAAAGAGCCCTGAGGACCCTGGTGAAATatg GATGGATGTGAAGGCGTGTTTTCAATATACTGCAAACCCCAGGGATTTAAATCCGAGAATAA AGATCAACTATACATTTGAAGCAGAAACAGAGAGGAGGCAGTTAGGCCTCCCATCCAGAGTGCGCTTTAGAGACCACCTGTCTGATCAGTTTACTGCAAGTACAATCCTAAGGGGACAGAACTCAAGAGAGTGTGTGACAACCAAGCTCGTACTGCAG gaaaaaattaaagataAGCTACGTCCCATTCCAATATCAGTCAGTGTTAAAATTGCTGGCCTGGAGTCCAGCTCACCTTCCACAAGAAAAGAGAGAGCACTTCCGGATCTTATACCAATTCTGAATTCAAATGAATCTGAAACAAAGACCACAAAA GTGGAGTTCTTAAAAGAAGGATGTGGAGAAGACAATGAATGTCACAGCAATCTGAAACTTCAGTACCGGTTTTGCaccagagaaggaaatgaagacAGGTTTACTTATTTACCAAT TGAAAATGGCATGCCAGTGCTTGTTCTGAAAGATCAGAAAGATATTGCCCTGGAAATAACAGTGACAAACAATCCGTCTGATGCAAAAAATCCACTAAAAGATGGTGAAGATGCTTATGAAGCCAAACTAATAGCAACTTTTCCAGACAGCCTGACGTACTCTGCGTTCAGAGAGATGAGGGGTTATCCT GAAAAACAGCTAACATGTGGCGCTAACCAAAATGGTTCTCAAGCAGAGTGTGAACTTGGAAATCCTTTCAAAAGAAATTCCAAT GTAACTTTTTATCTGATCTTAAGCACTACTAAAGTTAATGTTGATACAACAGACTTGGACATTAATCTGAAGCTGGAAAC AACAAGCACTCAAGTTAATTCAACTCCAATTACAGCTAGTGCTAAAGTGGTTCTTGAATTGCTTTTGTCACTCACTGG ACTTGCTAAGCCTTCTCAGGTATATTTTGGAGGCAACATCGTTGGTGAGAGTGCTATGAAATCTGAAGATAACATTGGCAACCTCATTGAGTATGAATTCAGA GTAACTAATTTGGGCAGACCACTGAAAACATTTGGTACCGCTTCCCTGGATATCCAGTGGCCGAAAGAAATCAGTAATGGCAAATGGCTGCTTTATTTGATGAAAATAGATTCCAAAGGCTTGGAAAAAGTCTCCTGTCAACCTGAGAATGAAATCAATAGTTTGCATGTTGCG gaatacCATAGCTCAAGAAGGAAACGTGAGGTTGCAGAGAAGCAAACTTCAGACAGCaagacattttctttattctcagagagaaaatacaagacCTTG GACTGCAATGTAAATGCACGTTGTGTGGACATAAAGTGTCCTCTGAAGGGTTTAGACAGCAAGGCATCTATTGTGCTGCGCTCCAGACTGTGGAACAGTACTTTCTTAGAG GAATACTCAAAAATGAACTACCTAGATATTCTTGTTAGGGCTTCCATCAGTGTTCCTGCTGCAGCTAAGAACGTTAAACTCACGAATGAAGTTGCTCAG GTGCGTGTTACTGTCTTCCCAGCAAAACCAGTAGCACTTTATACAGGAGTGCCATGGTGGATCATCGCTGTGGCTATTATTGCTGGAATACTGATGCTTGCACTGTTGGTATTCTTACTGTGGAAG TGTGGTTTCTTcaagagaaataagaaagatCATTATGATGCCACATATCACAAGGCTGAGATCCATGCTCAGCCATCTGATAAAGAGAGGCTTACTTCTGATGCATAG